GGAAGAGGCACCCCACAGCAGAACCAAGGTGGCACATCCAGCCACTCTCAGCTGCACCACGGGCAGCATCCTTGGACGGGTTGGCCAGACTCAGGAGATAAAGACGAGAAGCTTGGGAACAAGGTGACCTGGGGAAAAGGCAAGCACCTGGGCTCCCAGAACAGGCAGAGTGAGGGTCCTGCATCCCAAGAAGTGCCTGCATTTGTCCAGAGGGCATCCACTCTCTGGAGGTCCTTGTGGACAGGGGACATCAAATATGGTCTCTTCCTGTCACCTAGCAACTGCTCCAGGTACAAACTGGCCCAGCAGGGACAGAGGCTGTGTGTGACTGACGGCCAGTGCCGGCTTCCCTGGCTCTTGGCATGGCCTCAAGCCTCACCCATTCACAGCAAAGCCCAAAGTGGCCCCATCGGTGAGACCGGAGGGTGGGGATGTGTGGGTAAGCTGGTGGCCACCAGAGAAGGAGACGGTGACGGAGCCTCATGGGGAAGGAGACAGATGCAGCTTTGCCGTTCAGCCAAGACTGATGCCAGCACCGTGGGGCCTCAGAACCCCCTGCTGACACCACCTTGCCTCCAGAGGGTCTGTCCTACCACCCTGGTGGCCAGGCTTACACCAGGAATCCCAGCTGAGGGGGACACTTGGAGTATATGTGACTATTTTTGCCAAAAGCCACAACACCCAGGTCCAGGAGTGAGGGGAGGGTCCCTTGTGGGGTCTCTGTCCCACCCCAGCACCTTGGAGGCCCACTTTGGTTGGGGCAGGCAGTGGACATGGGCTTTGGGAGGTGCAGTGAAGCCAGCGggctcaccccccacccccaccagagcCCCTGACAGCCTCCAGCGAAACCTGTGGTGTCCCTGTGCCCCAGCCCTCTGGCTGAGCGCAGCTAAGGGTGGCCCTGGGAGGAtgctggagggagggaagagacacTGGGGACTTGATTCCTGGGCTCCTACGCACAGCTCCCACAGGCTGGCCACACCCCTGGGCAGAAGGTCCCTGCTCCTTACCAGGACGCCCAGCCCTGCCTGGACTGGTGAGTACCCTGGGGGCTCCCCTGTGGCTTCCTGGCACCCTGCCTCCATCTCTGTAAACAGTCATCAAATTGTCCTCATCTGGCCCTCCCATGTCTCAAAGCTGGAGCCAAGACAATCTGTGGTGAGAAGACACAGGGCCTGGTGGATGCTACTGTTTTCTTCTGCTGGCCACAGCCTGGGTCGCACAGGTGTGCCCCCATCCCACCCTCCACCATGCTGGGGTACAGGAGTCTTCCCTCATGCAGCCTCAGCTCCCCACTCTGCAGAACAAGTAAGAGAGCAAGAGACCGGCACGCCGCCTCACCAGGGGTGATCCTGGAAAACCCTGGGTAGGCAGGGCTGAGCTGGCTCCCCAGCCTGGCCCAGGGGCTCAACATGCTTCCGGTCCCGGCTTGGGGGTGGTCTAAGTGGGAGTGAGGGGGAAAGCGGCCTCGCTCCAGTTGGGTCCCCAGCAGCCGCCGGGGTTTACCCTTGGAGGCTGCCCCAGAATGTGCCCAGGGCCAAGCCACAGAGCCTGGGCCCGAGACTGACGTGTGCAAAGCCACTTTAAAGGGGGTGTTGGTACcaagacataaaagaaaataataaaatataaaaatatattgcaaaagGGGTGATGGGAGGGCAGCGTGGGCGCGGTGCAACCCCAGCTCGCTGACTGCCAGTGGAGGTGCAGCCCAGTGGGGTCAGCACAGGCTCATGGATTTCCAGGGGGTGGGGGCCCTCTTGGCACAGGGACCTCCAGATATGGCACAGGGTTGGAGAAGGGGCCTGGTCGGGCCCAGTAGTCCAGGGCTCGAACTCGATAGGAGCCGGAGACAGCACCTGTATCTGGAGACACGGGGACACGTGTGCCAACCTGAACCTGCCCCTGCCCAAAAGCCTCCTGACCCCAGGCTTCTCAAGGGCCCCACCCAACACTGCCCTGAGGTCGAAGAATGGGGTGGCTGAGACCAGGGCAGCGGGTGGTGGGCGCACCTGGGCTGAACACAAAGAGATTGAAGGTCGATGGCTTCCTGCTGACTGGGGTGTACACCTTACCATCCTGAGAGAACTGGATCTCGTATGTCCACAGGCACCTGGGGAGGTCAGGCCAAGACCAAGGCTAGGGTCAAGACGGTCCTCAAAAGCCggggcaggcagggcaggtgGCCCAGAGCACCATTCCCTCAAGCCCCTCCGCGgcacctccccagcccctgggcaCTCTTCCTGCCCAGACAGGAGAGGGCTGGAGCCTAACTGTCCACTTCATGTCCCATAGGAGAACGCACATCCCACTAgcagggcctggtgcagtggcccACAGCGTGTGGGGTGAAGGGCAGGGACGCGGGGCTTCGAGGGAAGGAGCTGGTGGGCCATGGCGAGTGGCCCGAGTGACCGCATGGGTGAAGGGGTCGGGACCCAGGGGCGTGCCTAGGACTAGGCAGGGGGAGGGGCGGCCCCACTCACGCACTTGGAGCCCACGTGTTCATCCGACCAGACCAGAACCAGCTGCCCTTGGGTCAAGGGCAGGGCACGGAGCCGCGTgacctgggggagggaggggctgtgATGGGGTCGGGGAGGAGGAGTCCGGGCGGGCCACAGCGCGGGTTGGGGGATTGCCACTTGCCTGGCCGGGCGGCTTCTCAGGGCGCGCGCACACGTGCACCAGCAGAAGCGACGGCAGCCGCAGCGCGGGGCGCAGGGTCAGGCGGCCGCTGGCGGGGAAGGGGCGCGGCATCGCGGCCACCGGgtcctgggcgcagtggcgggtccTCAGGGTTCTCCAGGGGGGCTGGGGACGCTCGGCCCGACCTCAGGGCGAACGCCCCCGGCCCACAGCTCTGCCTCCTACCCATACCACCTCGGGGACCCCGCCCCGGGTCCCCACCCCCCGTCCACCCTCCTGGGACCCCGGCCCAGCCCCTCGCCCCTCCGCGGCCCACCCACCTCGGCCGCGCGCATGCGCCGGAACTGCTCAGCAGAGGGGAAGACAGGCCGGCCCAGGCGCCGCCACTCGCCGTCGGGGCTGCAGAGCCGGTTGTCCAGGTAGCGCGTGACGTAGACCAGGCCTGCGGGGCCCGACGCTCAGGCCTCGGCTCCCCGGGCCGCCCCCTCCAGAGCCCTGGCGGGGCCAGAGACCTCCCTGGGACCCCAGCTCACCCGGGCCGGGGGGCACCCCGCGCAGCTGCAGCGTCACCGCGACGCTGCGGTTGGGGTGGGCGCGGGTGTCGTCGCTCGCGTAGATCAGCACGGCGGCACGCCAGGCGTCGGCTGGGCCCTCGGGGCGGTGGACGCTGGCCAGGACGCCCACCGTGTGGTTGCTGTCCAGGACCGTCCCGGCCCGAGACACCTCGGCCCAGAGCTGCTCCTCGTCTGCGGGACGCGGGGACCGTCGCCGCGTGGGGTCGTTGCCCCGCCGCCCCCCGACCCAGGACCGGGCCTCCCACCACTCGCTCCCCTTCCCCTTCATGAAGGAGTCCCCAGGCCCTGCCACGCGGAGGCCGACCCCGGGAAGCGTGCGGCTGGAAGAGGCGTGCTCCCCGCAGCGGGGCCTTCGCAGGAGCCGCTCCTCAGCCGGGAGGGCCCTGGCCGGCCCACCCCAGCGGCCCGGGCTCACCCAGCAGCGCCAGCAGCCCCATGGCTGTGAGCACCGGCTTGCGAACCAGCTGCACGTGCGGCGGGCGGGTGTTGTTGACCTGGAAGCGCGCGGTGAGCGTGCGCTGCGCGAAGGGGTGCGGGTGGTAGCTCAGGAAGGCATTGTCGTTGCTCAGGAGCGCGTAGGGGATGGTGGAACTGGTGTTGGCCAGTAGCAGGTTCTGATGCTGGGCGATGACCTGCGGATGTCCAGGGCGGCTGGGACCGCGAGGCACGGCCACAGCTCGCCTGTCCTGTCCCAGGAGGAAGGTGGCTGGGGGGCGCGCAGGGCGTTGGGCCGACCCACCTTCACCACCATGGCCGCATAGGTCACGTCAGCCCTCCACGGCTGGGGCAGGGACCAGCCCACCAGCGGGTCCGCCTCGTCGTTGTAAATGGGGGTGTCCGCAAACTTGGGGAAGAGCTGCCGGATCTGCTGCGCGACGGCCTTCTCCTGCTCCAGGATGGAGATGGAGCTGCGCGCACCCTGCGGGTGTGGCCGCCTCAGTACCACCAGGGTCAGCGCCTCCCCGGGCACCGCCGCTGAGGGCGCAGAACCCTGGGACGGGCGGAGGAGTAGGGCGCACCTTCCTGTGGAGGGAGATGTAGTCCAGCCGCACGCCCACCTCCCCGGTGAAGAAGTTGGTACCGTCGTGGCAGTGGCGCAGGAGGCCCCAGCTCAGCGGGGATCGCGGTGGGGTGTGGAAGGAGTCGCCAGGGCCTCCCAGCCGCAGGGTCGGGCTGGCCGCGCGCAGACCCTCCGAGCAGGCATCGTAGTAGTTCAGGAAGCCTGGACCGGGGGAGCGCTGCGTCTACACCTGCCCTGGGGACCAGCGGCTTAGCCTCTGCTCCTGCCTTCCTCTGCCCGCTTTCAGCCGGGCAGGATCCCAGGAAGTGGTGCACACCTTGCATGGTCATGGAGACGTTGTCAAAGTCGTGGTGGTCCGGCTCGTTCCACGTCTCGAAGTTCCATTTGGAAACATGCGCCAGTCCGTACCTACCTGCAGTGGAGCCCTGCTGTCCCCCCAGCACAGGTGAATCTCGCCTCAGTGACTCCCACGGAGGGAGGGTGCAAAGTGATGAAGGGCATCTGGCTTAAGATGAACCCCACCTCCACACAGGCCAACCTCCTGCCCCACATCAGGAAGCCCTGGCTCAAAGGGATCTAAGACCTGGGTGGTGGCCTAGGTGACAGGGGTGCAGCCTGCCCAGGAGGACCCCCGAGCCTGGGGCCCAAGGGCCTGCACCGATCAAGGTGCAGGTATCCCttgtccccaccccatccccccccaccccgctcccacCAGGGGCCTGTGCTTGCCCACCGATGTATCTCCTGGCCAGGCTGGAGACCAAGTCCTTCCACTCAAACACCTGCTGCTTGTCCTCAAAGTCGGTGAAGTGGCCCGAGGCGCTGCCCATCAGCTCAAACCCTGGAACACAGGAGGGCTGCCCCACTGCCCACCACACACGACACCCATGCTCTGCCAGGTTGTGCTCTGGCACCAAGGCCAGCCCTGAATGGACATCCAAGGACCCGGAGGGGCTGGGTGAGGGAGAGGGTAGGCAGGGCAAGAGGGTGCAGGAGGGCTGGGAGGGCAGAGCCCACAGCTCACCTGGGAGGAGCTGGTTCTCCCTGAGAAGGTCCAGGTACCCATCCAGGTGGGTGAAGTTGTAGCTTGGGCCCCATCCAGTGGACCCCCTGCAGAAGGACGGTCATCGTCAGGACGCAGGGTGCCCACACAGCTCCATGCTCCAGGCTGGAACCGTGGCCACAACAGAGCATGTGAGACCCTGCAAGGTGCCACCCGGGACTCAGATCCCGGCTTCCCGACGGGCCCTTCCCCTTGGAAAATCATCAACCCTATGAAAGCCGAGTGTGAACTACAGTATCTGTACATGGAGACCCCCCAACCTGACACCATCAAGAGATGGAAGACTTCGGGTGGGGGTTCGTAATAGCCCTGAGGCTCAGTGGGACGAGGCAGGCAGGTCCTGAGGGGCAGGGGCCAGGGGTCAGGAGCTAGGCAGGACCTGGTAGGCAACCCAGTCTCGTTCTCTGTACCTCCTGGAGGCCCAGGAGTGCCCCATTTTCCCTCCCACACCCTAAGAGGCAACATGGGCGGGCAGGAAAGGGAGAAGGCGGCTGCCCTGCCACTGCACTTGCAGACAGGGCTGAATTTCCACAGGGCCTATGTTCCAAGGGGACAGGCATCATCGGGGAATGGGAATCTTTGGTGAAGGGGATATGATAGGGAGTGAGGAGCCTGATGGCCAGCGAGGGACCTCTCTGAGGAGACACCTAAGGCTACTACACAATGGGACCGGCCAGCAGGAAGACGTCCAGGCAGCAGATGCCATCGCCAGTGCAAAGGCTCTGGGACAGGAATGTGCACATGATAATCAGGGAGTAGGGAGGCAGCTGGTGGGCCTGGGACAGAATCAGGGTGGATATCACAGGAGATGAGGCTCCACGGCGTCTGGAAGTGACTGCTTTGAGCATGGGACCCTGACCAGGAAAAAAACAGGGATGCCTTTCAGCGTTCTGAGTGAGCAGTGCCAGGGCATTTTTCAAGGATCCCTCTGGCAGCCCACTGGAGTCAGGGTGGGAGCTGAAGACTGGCTGGGGACCATGGTGGTGGCCCAGAGAGGTATGGTGCCCAGACTGGGTGGTGGCTGTGCAGGTTGTGAGCAGAGGCTGGAGCAGATGGACTGATGAGGTTTGAGGTGAGCTAGTGCGGGGGTAGGGGAAGTGGTCCAGGGCAACTGTGGATTTCAGCTTGAGCAGCTGGGCGGGTGgatgagcttgcagtgagactgGTCTCGGTTTTGGCCATGTGGAGTTGAACATCTGAGGGTGAACTGGGTGAGGAGGCTGGTGTGCAGGGGTCTGGGGCTGTGGGTGATGCTTCTGGCCTGAGGGAAGGGGGATGGGGTGAATGGAATAGCAGCCAGCCTTGAGCCTGGAGAAgcagagaccaggctggccaggctggccaggctggcatTCCTGCGGATGCCACACAGAAGGTGAGCACCTCCTATGACAGCTGGGTTTGTGCCCCATCTGCAGTGGTGGGGGACGGGGTTACCACCATGGATTGGAATCTGGCCCTATACAGGTCCCTGTCAATCTCCCCATGCCACAGCACCCCCAGCTCCACAGCAAAGGTCTGGATACCTCAACGCCTCCCTTCTGGTCCTCCCACGGTGTAGAAGATCAACGCAGAGCCTCAGCTGGAGTCTACAGCCTTCAGGTGTGGGCTCCTGCTCTGCCCCGCCTCTGCTGGTCCCCACCTGCTCCTGTACCCAGGGCTGCAGGAGCAGCAGGAGTCCCTGGTGtccaccccacccagcccctaCCACCTCCCGTCCCCTCTATCCAAAAGAACACAGTGGTAGCAAAGAAGTGACTTGAGAAGCACTTGGATACAAATTAAATGCCCAAAAGGCGCATTCCAAAGTCCCACGGAGTTGGAGTAGCAGGACAAGGTGACCTGGAGGAAAGTGAAGGCCCAGCTGGGCTTCAGGTTTTCTCTGCAGAACCCCAAGGCGATAGCCCGGCGGCCCCTGACACGGGCTAGCGGGGGGAGCCCCAGCGTCAGAGATGTCCCTAGCCTGACACTCAAGGTGCCCGAGTGTCATCTGGCAGGGCCAGCTTCGCAGCGAGGGGAGCCCGGGACAGGGACCCCCGCCCCCAGGAACCCCGGGGTCGGTCTACAGaccccaggccccaccctccGCCTGGCCCCCACTGGGAAGTACTGGGCGGGCGAGATGGAGCGCGCAGCCCACCCCCAGGGCCGGAGCTCTGCATCAGCTCTGCCAGACCCCGCTCCGGGTGTCGCTGGGGCCGCGGCGGCCGCACAACGCGCTCATTCACCGCGCGGTCGCGGCTGGGCGGCCGCTTGGGGCCCCGCGTCCCCGCCCCTGGGCCTGAGCGCGTGCGCCGGGAGGACCGCGCGGCTGCCGGGCCTGGTGAGTGCGTGGGGCGCGCGTGCTCAGCGGTGGGGGCGCGGGGCGGGGCCGCGCGTGCATGGGGGTTCGCAGGTGGTCGGGGGGGCACACCGCGcggggtggggagcagggcccAGCGCTCCTGAGGGTGAAGGAGATTGCGGGTCAGGGGCAGAGGCCGGGATCGCTGGGCTGGGGGCGCAGGGCGGGCACTGGAGAAGTGCCTCTCGGGAGAAGCTGCAGTTGTGGCCAGGACGAAGGGGACTCAGGTGCTAGAGGGTGAGGGCCGGGGCCTCCTCTTCTCCAGACCTCGGAGCACGCCCACCCGCGGGAGGGTCACTGGGAATAAACTTGGGTCCGGTCCCAAAGCCCTGTCAGCCGGGCTTCTTTCCACGGGTGGGAGGCAAGGATACCAAGTCTCCTTTCCCAGTAAATGGACTCCAATGTAAAAGGGCTGATTTAAAGACAAAACTGAGGAAGTAAGCGTGTGGCACAAAACTGGCCACGGGATCAGGCCGGAGGGCGGTTCAGGTAGGTCCCAGTTGCTGGGGCCAAGCAGGGAAGGAAGGTGTCGGCAGCCCTGTGCGCGCACTGGCTTGGGGTAGAATATGCTACCCACTCTCTCTGGATCTCTGGGCACTCAGCCTTTGGGCCTGACCACAGGGCAGCACCAGCCACTGCCTCAGTGctcagagaaactgaggcagacacGTGGGAGAGGGGCCGGTCAGACCCCAAGGATCCTATAATGATGACCTCACCTGCTTTCGACACCCAGCCTAGGTGGGGACTAAAAGGGCCTGAGGCCCAATGCCTACAGAAGACCCCTGAGGCCAGGCCCCTGCGGTGTGGCTGAGGCTGTTCCTGAACTATGCTTGCCTGCCTAAAATCTCACCATGGGTCCCCACAAGCCAACCTCTGGACACCTCCACCACCCTTCCTGAGGGGGAAGGGACACCTCCCACTCGAGGTTTTTCTGTGGCCCCACACTGCCCACCCTACCCTGCATGCAGGCGTCTGCACCAGGCGCCCACCCCTGCTCCAGCACCCAGGTCCTCCCTGGCTCCTTTAGGGAGACATTGAGGGGGCAATCCCAGCCCCCTGGGTCTCCCCAGTTCTCCAACCACCCTTCCGGTGGCTGCACCCAGAGAGGTCCTTATCTGTCCCAGCGAGGGGCCTGAGGCCCTGCGTGACTGCCTTATCCCACCCACTGGCCAACTGCTTCTTAGAGCACAGCTCCCAACTGCTGGGCAAACAGCTGCTTCCCAGGGACCACTGGGGCCCAGGTTAGGCAGGGGTGGGAGCGAGGGCTTAGACTCTGGAGGACAGGGCAGGGGCTCTGAGGAGAAACGAGACTTGGAGAGGGCATCCCAGGTGGAGGCTACGGGGGTACGAGACCCTGGAGCCTGTTCAGCCCTGTCCACATCTCACACTTTCAGTGTCTCCTACTCTGTGGCCACCCCAACTACATTCCACTCCCATTTCACCTCCAAATGGGGGGGACTGCAGCCCGGTCTTCCCTGGGCCGACCCAGGGCTGTGGGGAACTAGCAGGGCTTGGCAGATGGCTTCCACGAGGAGGTACCTTTGGTGGAGTGAGTGTCCAGGGACTCCTCCCTCTGGGGCTCTGCCCCATCAATGTCTGGTCCATGTCCTGGGGGGAATGAAGCCCCAGCACATCAGCTGGTTCTGCGAGACCCTTGGCTTCAATCCCACGCAGACAGGAGAAATAGACCTTGTGACTTCTGTTCCCAGGACCAAGTCAGGCTGCCCAAGGTGCCAGGGCCAGCTTGGCCTTCCAGCTCCACCTGAGggacccaccacagcctcctggccTCCCTTGGGATGGGAGAGCACTGAGGCCTGCAGCCCCTTGTTACACTCACCCTCTGGCCACAGGTGCCCGGTGCAGGCTCCCAAGCAATACTCACTGTCAAagtggcggggggcggggggggaccTGAGGCtcccaaggaattttttttttttcgagacagaaccggccgggcatggtgactcacacctgtaatcccagcacttttggagcccGAGGCGAGTgtatcatgaggccaggagttcaagactagcctgaccaacatagtgaaaccctgcctctactaaaaatacaaaaattatccgggcgtggtggtgcacgcctgtagtcccagctactcaggaggctgaggcaggagaatcgcttgaacctgggaggcggaggctgcagtgagccgagatcgtgccactgcactctagcctgggcgacagagcaagactccgtctcaaaaaaaaaaaaaaagaaaaaagaataaaagaaaaagaaaaacagacagactttcaggctggagtgaaggtagaatcatacctcactgcagcctggacctcccgggctcaagcgatcctcctaccttagcttcccaaagtgctgggccagtGATaccatttgtttttgagacaggttcttgctctgtggcctagattagggtgtagtggcacaatcgtacctcatggcagcctcaaacccctgcaCTCAAGtcatgctcccacctcagtcGCTTGAGTATCTgggatacaggcacacaccactacacccagctaattctttacTTGTGAGTTTTGTAAAGGTTGGAGGGCAggggttggccgggcgcggtggctcatgcctgtaatcccagcactttgggaggccaaggcgggcggatcacgaggtcaggagatcgagaccatcctggctaacacagtgaaaccccgtctctactaaaaatacaaaaaaattagctgggcgtggtggcaggtgcccacagttccagctactcggggggctgaggcaggagaatggtgtgaacctgggaggcggagcttgcagtgagcagagatcacgccactgcactccagcccgggcaacagagcaagattctgccttgaaaagaaaagaaaaaagaaaaggtgaggagcatctcactatgttgaccaggctggtcttgaactcctggcctgaagcagtcctcctgtctaggcctcccaaagtgttgggattacaagagtgaaccaccgtgcctggccaataattcctttttaaaaagcagctcaCCCTTATTGTCATGTGTGGGCTTAATTGAAGTTCACTTTCAGAAATCATTTATCTTCACACCAGCCGTATAAAGCAGGCACTGCCGGTCCCAGTCTATGGTagaggggagggcagaggagccGTGAGGGTGACCAGGCACTGCGGGTCGGCGCTGGGTCTGGGCAGACCAGGACTCCTGCCCCTGGCCAGTCATGGCATCTTGACCCCCGGCAGCCCTTGCCGTTGGCAGTGAGCACATACACATCTGCACACACCAGCAGCCTTGTGTTGAGCTGGCTGTCAGCCTCCACCCTGCTCCAGCTTGAACCAGGCTGGCTCCTTGCAGGACCAGGAGGGTGTCCACCAACTGGACACGGAGACCAACCCTCCCTCAGCCCTGCCTGGGTTTGAAGGCTGCTGCAGTCAACCCCAGACCCCAGAGCTGAAGGGTTGCCTGTGCTCAGCCCCTGAGCCCCTGCCTCCCGCTGGTCCCTAAGCCCTCCAGACAGGGCTGCAGAGCCACAGCTGCAGCCGCTCCTGGGAGGCTGGGAGCTCATCAGAGGCCCACACAGCTCTAACTACCACGAGCCTGATTACAGTTCAACTCCCGGATTTGCCGATCAGGTAACATGGCTGGATAAACCCGTGACTCAGCAATCTGTAAGTAAATAATTCAACTGCAGAGCCCAGTGCACAGACCACTGCCTGCAG
The window above is part of the Chlorocebus sabaeus isolate Y175 chromosome 27, mChlSab1.0.hap1, whole genome shotgun sequence genome. Proteins encoded here:
- the IDUA gene encoding alpha-L-iduronidase, with the protein product MRPLRPRATLLAVLASLLAAPPVVPAEAPHLVQVDAARALWPLRRFWRSTGFCPPLPHSQADQYVLSWDQQLNLAYVGAVPHRGIEQVRTHWLLELVTTRGSTGWGPSYNFTHLDGYLDLLRENQLLPGFELMGSASGHFTDFEDKQQVFEWKDLVSSLARRYIGRYGLAHVSKWNFETWNEPDHHDFDNVSMTMQGFLNYYDACSEGLRAASPTLRLGGPGDSFHTPPRSPLSWGLLRHCHDGTNFFTGEVGVRLDYISLHRKGARSSISILEQEKAVAQQIRQLFPKFADTPIYNDEADPLVGWSLPQPWRADVTYAAMVVKVIAQHQNLLLANTSSTIPYALLSNDNAFLSYHPHPFAQRTLTARFQVNNTRPPHVQLVRKPVLTAMGLLALLDEEQLWAEVSRAGTVLDSNHTVGVLASVHRPEGPADAWRAAVLIYASDDTRAHPNRSVAVTLQLRGVPPGPGLVYVTRYLDNRLCSPDGEWRRLGRPVFPSAEQFRRMRAAEDPVAAMPRPFPASGRLTLRPALRLPSLLLVHVCARPEKPPGQVTRLRALPLTQGQLVLVWSDEHVGSKCLWTYEIQFSQDGKVYTPVSRKPSTFNLFVFSPDTGAVSGSYRVRALDYWARPGPFSNPVPYLEVPVPRGPPPPGNP